CCGATCCTGCTTGGTGAAACCGTCTTCACCGCCAAGGACGCAGTGGGGCACGAGAAAAAACGCAAGGGCAAAAAAAGCAAGATTTCTCATCATGACGATCTCCCAGAGGTTTCTTTCATTTTCAAAAATAGGCCCGATGGGAAAAAGTGGCTGCTATTTCGGCCAGCAATTACAGGAGGTGATGATCCCTGAGGACCTTCATGACGTCAGGGTTCATCCTGGCCAGGTCCCGAAGGGCGTTCAGGATCTCCCGCACAGGCCCCTTCGCTTCGATCCTCGCAGCTGATTCATCTACGGCCTTCCGGATGATGGTGCGCCTGTCCCAATAGGCAAAACCGATCACCGCACCCATGATCGTGGTGAAGATGGCAGTAAGGATCCAAAGAAAATTCATGAGCTGCTCAAAACGCCTGTCCACCTGCTCAAAACGCTTGTTCATGTCCTCGCGCAGCTCCGCAAAGCGCTTATCTACTAGTTCAAAGCGCTTGTTCATGTCCTCGCGCAGCTCTGCAAAGCGCTTATCCACCTGCTCGAAGCGCTTGTCGATCTGCTCGAAGCGCTTGTCGACCTCTTCGAGCTTTACCCGAAGGGTGAGGAGGAGCTCCCGGTCCTGCTTGGTGAAACCGTCTTCACCGCCAAGGACGCAGTGGGGCACGAGAAAAAACGCAAGGGCAAAAAAAGCAAGATTTCTCATCATGACGATCTCCCAGAGGTTTCTTTCATCTATAAGGATAGGCCCTATGAGGAAATGAGGCAAGAAGCCCCTGTAGCACCCGGGATTGGCCGACACATGCACGCAAGATGAAAAAACCCGGCCGGAGCAGGCGCCCGGGCCGGGGTCTTTCCATTGACATTTGCCTCGATCGATGGGGCAATCCATTTCGGATTTCGGATTGCGGATTGAGTTATTGCATGGACTTACGCCTTGATCGATGCGGTTCTGCCGCTCGCCTATCGGCATAAAAAGCAGGCAGGCCTTAGCGGATCCTACACGACCTGATAGCTGATCCCGCTGAAAAAACCCGATTCTCGCGGCGTTGCTTCAATTTCCTGAATCCGTGAGATATGCACTCAACCCTTCGATTTCACAGCATAAGCCTACGGCCGGGGTATTTGTGGAGTGAGGAGCCCATGGACGGGGCTCGAACGGCAAATCCGCCCCCATGGACGGGGGCTATTTGCCGCACGAAACAAATACCCCGGCCGTAGGCTCACGGATTCAGGCAATTTTCCAATCCAAGCGGCTGATGGTCCCCCCACCCTTCCCCTCCCCCGCTGGGGGAGGGATGGGGAGAGGGAAAATTTTGCGCCTTGCATGTCGGGCTTTTTGAGCGGGATTAGATTTTTGGGTTTTTGCAGCGCAATCGTAGCTGAAGGCTGAAAACTGATAGCTGATAACTATCCCCCTTCCTCGCTCAAGGAACCGCTCAGAATACCATAGCAAGACTCTTCTGGGCCGTATCCGCCAGAACCGCCAGATCCTCAGGCAGGACGCCAAGGTAGATGATGCCGAGGGCGGCGGCAATCAGGACGACAACGGCCGGGACGGCCGCAGGCCCTGGCTGCACCTCGCGCACCGGTTCCTTCATGTAGAGCATGTAGATAACACGCAGGTAATAATAGGCCCCAATGACGCTCGTGAGGATACCGAGGGCCGCAAGCAGGAGGTAACCCTCCTTGATGGCGGCGGAAAAGACGTAGAACTTTGCGATGAATCCACCGGTGGGGGGAAGGCCGGCCATAGCCACGAGAAAGAGGGACATGAGGAAGCTCAGGCCAGGGAAGCGATAGCCGAGCCCCTGGTAGTCCTCAAGGGTCTGAGCCCCCCTTTCCTTCCCGTCGATAAGAAAGAGCACCCCGAAGGCGCCGAGGTTCATGAGGGAATACGTGAAGAGGTAGAAGAGCACCCCCATCCTTCCCTCGTCGTTTCCGGCAATGATCCCGAGGGCCATGTACCCGGCGTGGGCAATGGAGGAATAGGCGAGCATCCTCTTCACGTTCGTCTGGGAGACAGCGACGAGATTCCCTATGAACATGGTAAGAAGGCTCACCCACCAGAGGACCGGCTTCCAGTATGGGGTGAGTGCGGCGAGGTGGAAGGTGGACGCAAGGGCCGGCTGACCGCTTTCGTACAGGATCGGCCCGAAGGTCACGGTCAGGACCTTCACGAAGATGCCGAAGGCCCCGGCCTTCACGACAGTGGCCATGAAACCGGTGATGACCGCGGGGCTACCCTCATAGACATCCGGGGTCCACATGTGGAATGGGACCAAGGCCATCTTGAAAAAGAGGCCGGCCATGAGGAGCGCGAGGGCAACAAGGACCTCAGGCCGGGTGAAGAGGCCGCGGGAGAGCTCGACCGCCATATCCGTAAGATTCACCGTCCCAGTAAGTCCATAGAGAAGGACGAGGCCGAAGAGGAAAAAGGCAGAACCAAAACTCCCGAGAAGGAAGTACTTGAAGGCCCCTTCCTGGGAACGGCGGTCATCCTTGAGGTAGGCGGCAAGGACATAGACCCCGATGGACATGATCTCGAGACAGATGAACATCATGAGGAGGTCCACGGACTGGAGCATGGCCACAGTGCCGTACAGGGCGAAGACGAGAAGGATGTAGTATTCCCCGCGTGCCCTGCCGTTGTTCCGGAGATAGTTGAGGCTGAGGACAGAGGCGATGATTCCGGCCATGAGGACCGTGGCAGTGAGAAAGGCAGTGAACTTCTCCATAGAGAAGACCCCCATGAAGACCACCTCATGGAGCTGCCACTCACGATAGACCACATGCCCGAGGGCGGCGAAAAGGGCGGCCACGGTCACCCAGCCGAGACGAGAGGTCCTCTTCTCGGAATCAAGCCCCATCCACACGAGATCAAGGCCGATGAGAAGGAGGCCGGCAAGGAGGAGGATGATCTGGGCTCCGGCTATCTGCCAGAGCTGATCCATGCTGAATGTGTAATCATAATCACTCATGGCGCCCCTCCATGGATAGTGTCAGGGATGGGGATGGGTCGATGGAGCCGTGCCGGTGCTGATTGCACGGCTTGGGGCACGGATTGTGGCTGTAAGAAGGGATTTGGACCTGGGCGATGAAGGACCTCACGGAGGTTTGCATCTTGTCTAGAAAGAAGTTGGGATAAAGCCCGATCCAGAAGACACAGGCAACGAGCGGCAATAGATAGGCGTACTCGCGAACGGTAAGATCCTTGAGGTGCTCGTTCTTGGGGTTCGTAAGCTCGCCGAAAAAGACCCTCTGTACCATCCAGAGCATATAGACGGCCCCGAGGATGACCCCGCTTGCTGCGATGACGGCTGCAAGCTTGTTCACCTTGAAGGTCCCGAGGAGGATCAGGAACTCCCCGATGAACCCGTTCGTCGTTGGCAGCCCAATGGACGAAAGGGTAATGATCATGAAAATGGTGCTGTACCAGGGCATGACCCGGGCGATTCCACCGTATTCCGTGATGAGGCGGGTGTGGCGCCTCTCGTACACAACACCGACCAGGAGGAAGAGCGCCCCGGTGGAGATCCCGTGGTTGATCATCTGGAGGATCGAGCCCTCCACACCCTGTGGGGTGAGGGCATAGAGGCCGAGCATGCAGTAGCCCAGGTGAGAGACCGAGGAATAGGCGACAAGCTTCTTGATGTCGGGCTGAACCATGGCGACCAGGGCGCCGTAGATGATCCCGATGACGGAAAGCGTGATGATGGTGGGGGTGAAAAAGGCCGATCCGTCAGGGAAGAGGGGCATGGCAAAACGGAGGAAACCGTACGTCCCCATCTTGAGGAGGATGCCGGCAAGGATCACGGAGCCGGCGGTCGGTGCCTCCACGTGGGCGTCAGGAAGCCACGTGTGTAGCGGGAACATGGGGACCTTGATGGCAAAGGCCAGGGCGAAGGCAGCAAAAAAGAGGATCTCGTAAAGCCTCGGAAGGTCGGTACCATAAAGGTTCATGATGCTGAAGGTAAGCTCGCCTGTGGCCTCCTTGTGGAAATAGACAAGCCCGATAATGCAGACGAGCATGAGCAAGGACCCGACCGCGGTAAAGAGGAAGAACTTTATCGCGGCGTATATCCTGCGCTCGCCCCCCCAGACCCCGATGATGAGGTACATGGGGATGAGCATGAGCTCCCAGAAGACATAAAAGAGGAAAAGGTCCAGTGCGAGGAAGGAGCCGATCATGGCGGTCTCGAGGACGAGAATCGCGACATGGAACTCCTTCAGGCGCTTCTCGATGGCCGTCCACGTGGAGAGGATGGTGATCGGGGTAAGAAAGGTCGTAAGCAACACGAGCCAGAATGAGAGCCCGTCAAGCCCCATGAAGTACTCGATGCCATAGCTCGGGATCCAGGGATGACGCTCGACAAACTGGAATCCGCAAAGTGAGGGATCAAATCCCGCGTAGATCCTGAGTGAGACAAGAAAGACCAGGATCGAGGTGACAAATGAGATCCATCGGATGACGTTTTTCCCGTTTTCGCTTCCCTGGGGTATGAAAAGGATGGGGATGACCCCAAGGAGTGGCAGGAACGTGACGTATGTAAGGATGAGCGTATCCATATCCCTTCTCTTCCCGAATGGTTTCCGTGCTGGTCAGCGAAGTCCGAGGAAATACCAAAGAACGGCGACGGCTCCCATGAGCATGAACGCCCCATAGGTCTGAACCTGGCCGTTATGGATGGATCCGGCGAACCTAGCGCCGCGCTGGACAAGCCACGCCTGCCCATTGACACCGATGCCGTCTATCACAAAGACATCCACGACCTTCCAGAGAAAGATCGAAAAATAATAAATAGGTTTCACAACGAGGAGTTCGTACACCTCGTCCACGTAATACTTGTTGTAAACCAGGCGGTAGTGGAGATCGTAGGCCTGGGCGAGACGGTCCGGAAGCCAGGAGAAGTTCCGGAGGTACACATAGGCCGCACCGATGATGCCAGATCCGGCCACCGCCACTGAAAGCCCCATGAGGGTCCACTCGAGGGCGTGAGGATAATGATGGGCCGGAACCGTTGAGGCGATGATGTGCTGCGAGCCCTCGAACACGGGTTCGAGAAAGTGTTCGAGGAGGTTGGAAAGCCCGAGCTCGTGACCGATCAGGGGGGAGACACCGAGCCAGCCGCCTAAGAAAGAGAGTATGGCAAGGACGACGAGAGGTCCGGTCATATTCACAGGGGATTCGTGTAAATGATGGCGCTGGTGTTCAGTACCGCGGAACTCGCCGTGAAAGGTCATGAAGATGAGCCGGAACATATAGAAGGCGGTTATGCCGGCCCCGACGGTGCCGAGGAACCAGATCACCTTCCCGTAGGCAGGAAAATACGGGAAGGTGAAGGCCTTCCAGAGGATCTCGTCCTTGCTGAAGAACCCGGCAAAGGGCGGTATTCCCGCGATGGCAATGGTGGCAACAAGCATGGTCGCATAGGTTATGGGCATCTTTCTGGCGAGCCCGCCCATGTTCCGCATGTCCTGATCACCGCCCATGGCGTGTATCACTGAGCCCGAGCAGAGAAAGAGGCAGGCCTTGAAGAAGGCATGGGTCATGAGGTGGAATATGCCTGCCCAATAGGCCGTGACCCCAACTCCGATGAACATGTACCCGAGCTGGCTTACAGTGGAATAGGCAAGCACCTTTTTGATGTCGTTCTGAAGGATGCCGATGGTGGCCGCTAAAAGGGCGGTCATGGCAGCCACGGTCACCACCACCATGAGGGCAGTAGGGGCCAGGGTGTAAAGGATGTTTGAGCGCGCTACCATGTACACGCCGGCCGTCACCATGGTAGCCGCATGGATGAGGGCGGAAACCGGGGTCGGACCGGCCATGGCATCAGGAAGCCAGACATAGAGGGGGATCTGGGCAGATTTTCCCGTTGCCCCGATGAAAAGAAGGACACAGATGGCAATCATGACCGGAGAATCAAGGACGATCCTTCCCTGCTCAAAAAAGTGCTGTGCCTTTGGGAAGACCTCGAGATAGGAAAGGGAACCGAAGGTCACGAACATGAGAAAGAGGCCGAGGACAAAGCCGAAGTCCCCGATCCGGTTCACGATGAAGGCCTTCTTTCCAGCAACCGCGTTCGAAACCCCCTTGTACCAGAACCCGATGAGGAGATAGGAGGCAAGCCCAACGCCCTCCCAGCCCACGAACATGACTATGTAGTTTGCGCCGAGGACGAGCATGTTCATGAAGAAGACGAACATGTTCAGGTAGGAGAAGAACCTCCAGTAGGATTCGTCATCGTGCATGTAGCCCGTGCTGTAGATGTGGATAAGAAAGCTGATCCCGGTTACCACGAGGATCATGACCGCCGAAAGCTGGTCAACCATAAAGGCCAAATCCACATGGAAGTCTGCCACTGCCATCCAGCTCCACAGGACCTGGACAAGCTGACGTTCCTCCACGGGCCGGGAGAGGAGATCCAGGACCACACCACAGGCGATGAGGAAGGAAAACCCTACGCTCGAACACCCGATCCACGAAATGGCGGCCTTGCCAATCCTCTTTCCGAAGATCCCGTTTATGAGGAAACCGAGGAAAGGAAGGAGCGGGATAAGAAAGATGAGGTTTTCCATGGTCGATCCCCTGTTTACCATTTGAGTATGTTGAACCGGGTCACGTCCACCTCACGGACATGCCGAAAGAGGGATATGAGTATGGCAAGGCCCACTGCCACCTCGGCCGCCGCAACGGCATAGATGAAAAGGACCATGACCTGACCGTTGAGCTCCGCCCGGTAACGGGAGAATGCCACAAGGGAGAGGTTCACAGCATTCAACATGAGTTCGATGGACATGAAAAGGATGATGGCGTTTCTTCGGACCGCAAAACCGATGGCACCGAGTCCGAAGAGGACAGCCGAAAGGACGATGTAATGGGTAAGTGTCACCATGGACCCAGCGCCCCCTAAATACGCTTTTTCGCGAGGTAGATGGCCCCGATGAGGGCGACGAGAAGGAGAACGGACACGACCTCGAAATGGAGGAGATACTCCCTGAACATCAGGTCTCCGAATCCGCTCGGGTGCCCGAAGCCCTCTGGAAGAGACCTCGCACAGATCAGGTCGGAAACGCCTTTCGCACCAGCTGCCAGAAGCCCGAGCATGGTAAGGCCGAGAATGCCACCCATGACCCGGTAGGAGGCGTTTTCCTGGATGTCCCTCATGCGCTCGCCGGGACTGACAAGGAGCATGAGAACAAACACGATGAGTACGAGGATGGCCCCGGCGTAGATCGTGACCTGAAAGATGGCGACAAGCGGGGCATGCAGGTGGAGATAGAGCGCGGAAAGGGCAATGAAGACGGTGAGAAGCCCAAGGCCGCTAGATAGCGGCTCCCTCGACGAAATGGTGAATAGCCCCGCTGCCACCGCCATAACGGCGAATATCCAGAAATAGAGATCCATGTCAGTTCACCCGCTGCTTCATGCGTGATTTGACAGACATCAGGACTTGGGAGGCGAAGACTTCTTGGCGGGAGCCGGACCCGTCCCCTTCGCTTTCGCCCCCTTTTCCTCTGCCCCGGCCTCCTTAGCGGCCTCACCGGCAACAGGAACGGGCCTTTTCTTGGGTTTCAGCTTTCCCTCTTCCTTGGCCTTGCGAAAGTTCGCAAGGAGCCTCTCCTTTCCGAGTTGGCACTCCCCTGGCGTGTACCGGGCGAGCTCATACCCCTGACCGAGGACAATGGCCCCCTTAGGACAGGCCTCTTCACAAAAACCGCAGAAGATGCATCGGAGCAGATCGATATTGAAGCCCTGGCTGTATGTCTTTCCCGCGTACCGGCCTTCCTCACCTTCGGCGACCTTGGCCATCTTGACGGTGATGCACTGGGCCGGACAGGTCTTGGCGCACATGCCGCAACCGACGCAGAGCTCCCTGCCCTGCTCGTCCAGACAGAGCATGTGCTCACCACGAAAGACAGGGGATATCTCACGACGGTCCTCCGGATACTGCCAGCACGTCGGGACCGTGTGGGGGCCGGGCCTGAAGGAGGCCCGGAAATTGAACATAAAATGCCTCCACGTGAGCACCAACCCTTTCAGAATCTCGACGAGATAGACCCGCTCCGAAAGGGTATATCTTTTTTCCACGGCCGGTTTTGACATCCCTTCCTCCTATACGGTGAGCTGGATCGCAAGTGCGGTCACAAAGAGATTAATGAGGGCAAGGGGGATAAGGGACTTCCAGCCGAGCCCCATCACCTGATCGTAGCGAAAACGCGGAACCGTCCAGCGCACCCAGACGAAGAGCCACAGGAAAAACGAGACCTTCAGAAAAAAGACGAGAAACGAGGCGATGCCGTAGGAAATGGGGCCGAGAAAGGCCTCCATGTTGAGATACGGCAGGTGCCAGGCCCCGAAATAGAGCGTGACAATAAGGGCAGAGAGGGTGCACAGGTTCACGTATTCGCCGAACAGATAGAGCCCGAGACGCATGGAGCCGTACTCTGTGTGATATCCGGCGACGATCTCGCTCTCTGCCTCTGGAAGGTCGAATGGGACGCGGTTGGCCTCGGCGTACGCCGCCACGATGAAGAGGAGAAAACCGAGAGGCTGCCTGAAGATCCCCCAATTGGGCAGAAATCCAAGAAAGGTTCCCTGCTGGGCTATGGAGATCTCCCGCAGGCTGAAGGTCCCGTACACAAGGACGGCGGCAAGGAGCGTAAGCCCCCACGGGACCTCGTAGGATATGAGCTGGGCCGTAGACCTGAGTCCGCCGAGGATGGAAAATTTGTTGTTGGACGCCCATCCCCCGACGATGATCCCGTAAACCGCCATGGAACCGAGGGCAACCACATAGAGGAACCCGACGTTCACGTCCGAGACCTGAAGGATGATCTCCTTGCCTGCGATGACGATCTTGTCTCCGAAGGGGACGACCGCATAGGCGGAGAACGCCGGCAGGGAAAAGAGGATCGGCCCGAGGATGAAGAGGACCTTGTTCGCATTGGCAGGGATGATATCTTCCTTGGTGAAAAGCTTGATCCCGTCCGCAATGGGCTGAAAGAGCCCGAAGGGGCCCGCCCGGTTCGGACCGAGACGGTCCTGGATCATGGAGGAACCTCGCCGCTCGACCCATGTCATGATCACGGCAACGAGAAGGGTCCAGATCCAGATGAAGACCACCTTGATTATGGCTATGACCCAGTCGTTCATCATCCCCTCCTTACCTGTCGAGCTCGCCCGCTATGATGTTGAGACTGCTCAGGCAGGCGATGAGGTCGGCTATCATCTCTCCCTTCACAAGCTCGGGAAATGCCTGATAGATCATGTAACACGGCGGACGGATCTTGATACGGTAGGGCTTCTCTGACCCGTCGCTCTTGATGAAGAAGCCAAGTTCGCCGTTAGGGGACTCGATGGCGTGATAGACCTCGCCGACAGGCGGCTTGATCGTCTTGGGGACCTTGGCCATGAGTGGGGCGTCGGGCGCCATCTCCCGATACATGGCATAGGCCTGATCGATGATCTTGATGGATTCCTCCATCTCCCTCATGCGGATCATATACCGATCAAAAACATCCCCGTTCTTCCCGACAGGGACGTCAAAGGTAAACCGGTCGTATAGGCCGTAAGGCTCGTCCTTTCTGAGATCCCTCTTCACCCCGCAGGCACGCAGGCAAGGACCAGTAAAGCCCCACGCCAGGGCGTCCTCAGGAGAGAAGGCCGTGACCCCGATGGTCCTGTCCATCCAGATACGGTTGTGGGTAAGGAGCTTGTCCGTCTCGTCTATGGCCTTGAGGAGATTGGGCTTGAGTTCGCGCCACCTGGCGTCAAAATCGTCCGGTAGATCCGCCTCCACCCCCCCGATCCTTCCGAAGGTGTTGGTAAGACGGGCCCCGTTGTACCATTCGAAGATCTCGTAGATCTCCTCGCGCTGTATGATGAGATAGAAGAACGGGGTAAAGGCACCCAGGTCCACCCCGAGGATCCCAACGAGGACCTGGTGGTCGGCGATCCTGGCAAGCTCGGTCATAATCACCCGAATGAGCTGGGCCTTTTCCGGGACCTCGATCCCCATGAGTTTTTCCACTGCCATCTCGTAGGAGACGTTGTTGGCTATGGCAGAGCAGTAATTCAGCCGGTCCGTGATGGGGATGAACTGATGGTATGTGAGATGCTCCCCGAGCTTTTCTACGCCCCGGTGGAGATATCCGATCTCGGGGTCGGCCTTCACGACCGTTTCACCGTCCGTCTGCGCGATGACGCGCAGGGTCCCGTGCATAGCGGGATGGGACGGACCGATATTTATCGTTACATAGTCGCCGGTCGAATGACCCGTATTGACGGCATACTCATTGGCCACCGTTTTCCCCTCCTCAAACCTCGTCCGTGAAAAACCGCATCTCCCTCACGCCCATCACTCATACCGAAGTATCCGCACCTCCCCCCTGCCCTCGAGGGGATAGTCCTTCCTCAGGGGATGGCCGGGAAATTCGTCCCACATGAGGAGCCTCCGGAGGTCCGGATGCCCAGGAAACCTGATCCCGAACATGTCATACGTCTCCCTCTCGGGCCATGTGGCCGCCTTCCACAATCCAGTGACGCTCGGAACCGAAAGGTCGTCTTCTGGGACACGGACCTTCACCTGAAGACGCCTGTTCGTTGAAAGGGAAAGGAGGAGATAGTTCACCTCAAAGCGGGGAGGAGGAGGCCCCTCAGGTTTGGGCTCTTCTGCCGCATCCCCTTCGCCCCCTGTCTTTTTCTCGGGCTTGGCGGCCTTTTTGTAAAGGTCGAGATTGTCCACACCGAAAAGGTCCACGAGAAAATCAAATGCCAGAGCCGGATCGTCCCGGAGACGGACAAGGACCTCAGTGATCCGCGCCTTGGGGACCTCGACGGTGACATCCCCCCGAAACTCACTGGATGCAATAACCAAGGGACCGAGACAGTTGGAGACGCCCTTCAGCAGATCCATTGTCATTTCCCCTCCACGAGGCCTGCAATCTCGCCCCTCAGGGGGTGTTCTGTGTCGATCTTGTCCATGATCTTCAGGAGCGCATAGAGGAGACCTTCCGGCCTGGGCGGACACCCGGGGACGTAAACGTCAACCGGGATCACGAGGTCGATGCCCTGAAGGGTGGAGTACGTACGGAATACCCCGCCACTGCATGCGCACGCCCCCATGGCGATGACCCACTTGGGTTCGGCCATCTGGTCGTAGATGCGCCTCAGGATCGGGGCCATCTTTTTCGTGATCGTTCCCGCCTCGATGAGCACATCGGCCTGTCTTGGTGAGAAACTCGGCCGCTCCGCCCCGAAGCGCGCCATGTCATAGCCAGAGGCAAGCGCACACATCAACTCGATGCCGCAACATGCGGTGCCGTACGGAAGGGGCCATGGAGACCTCTTTCGCCCCCAGTTGACGAGTTGTTCAAGCTTCGTGAGCAGCCATCCGGATCCAGTGTAAGCCTCCATGGATCACTCCCATTCGATCGCGCGCTTCTTGATGGCATAAAGAAGGCCAGCCAGAAGAACCGCGACGAATATGAAAACCTCGAAAAAGACGCCCCACCCAAGCTGGGCAAGGGCATGGTACTTCACCGCAATGGGATAGATGAGAACGGTCTCCAGATCGAAGACCAGAAAGAGCACGGCCACAAGATAATATTTGACGTCATATCTCTTGTTGCTCATGTCGAGAAGGGGGACGCCGCATTCGTATGTAGTCGCCTTGTTCGGCTTGGGCCGAAAGGGCCCGAGAAGGGCCGAAATCCCCAACATTGCAAAGATGGCGAGAAGAGACATGCCCAAGTACATGACGATGGTTTCAAAGCCGCTCATCATAGCAACTCCCATCGCTGCCCCCCTTCCCCAAAGATCCTGAATCGGGGTTCAGACATTGCTGCGAGTTATCATTTGCCTTGCCAAATGTCAAGCCCACCCACAAGGGTAATGCAAAAAAATCACAATGTGAAAAAATGCAAAGTTGTCTCGAGCCCTTCCGGCTGTCAAGAGAAAAATGAACGCTCATTCATTTTACCTGAATCCGCGGGACATGCGCTCATCTTTCGATTTCACAGAATAGGCCTACGGCCCCGAGGCATTTGTTGAGTGATGCGCCCACGAAAGGACGCAGCCGGCAAATCCGCCCCTCTGGACGAAGGGCCATTTGCCCTGTCTGCCGCAGGCAGGAAGGCGCGAAATTTTCCCCCTCTCCATCCCTAAGCGGCCTGACGACGATCTCTTTGGCCGCCCGAAGGACGATCTTGCGCTACTTCAGACACGGATCTTCAGGCGGAGGAAGATTTTTGGATATGGTGGAGCTGAGCGGGATCGAACCGCTGACCTCTTGAATGCCATTCAAGCGCTCTCCCAGCTGAGCTACAGCCCCACGGCGAGAAATCTCATTAACACACGGCCTTTCGAGCGTCAAGGAGATGGATTCGGATTCAACAGGTCAGGCGGATTAGCCGACTTTGGGCGCATGGGTGGAGACGCCCATAGACAGGGCTCGAACGGCTAATCCCCCCATGGATAATGGGGCTATTTACCGCGCGGAACAATATCCCAAAACCCCGAACGTCGGCTCACGGATTGAGGGACCTGGTCATTAGCTCATGCATTCGGAAGTCCTTGCATGGCCGAGCCTACTCGACTAAATCTTCTCATGAAGACCTGAAAAGGGGATTCCATCCTTCAATCGAAAGAGGATCAACGCCGAATGTTTTTCGGGGTGGATATCGGCAATACCCACACGGTTATAGGCCTCTACGGGGACAGTGGGGAGATCCTTCTCCGATGGCGTATCAGGACTGACAAAGGTGCGACGGCCGACGAACTCGCATCCGTCCTTTTTCAGCTCTGCGCCATGGACGGGATCGATCTTCATGGTGTGAAAGACATCATCATCGCCTGCGTGGTCCCGCCGATCCTTTCGAGCTGGGAAGAATTCTCACGCAGGCGTCTCGGCAAAAACGCCGTGGTCATCCATGGGCATCAAGACCTTGGTATGCCCATCCTGTGCGACCATCCCCACGAATTGGGGGCGGACAGGATCGTCAACGCCATAGCCGGTTTCCATCGGTACCATTCCCCCCTCATCATCGTGGA
The sequence above is a segment of the Deltaproteobacteria bacterium genome. Coding sequences within it:
- a CDS encoding NADH-quinone oxidoreductase subunit D, which produces MANEYAVNTGHSTGDYVTINIGPSHPAMHGTLRVIAQTDGETVVKADPEIGYLHRGVEKLGEHLTYHQFIPITDRLNYCSAIANNVSYEMAVEKLMGIEVPEKAQLIRVIMTELARIADHQVLVGILGVDLGAFTPFFYLIIQREEIYEIFEWYNGARLTNTFGRIGGVEADLPDDFDARWRELKPNLLKAIDETDKLLTHNRIWMDRTIGVTAFSPEDALAWGFTGPCLRACGVKRDLRKDEPYGLYDRFTFDVPVGKNGDVFDRYMIRMREMEESIKIIDQAYAMYREMAPDAPLMAKVPKTIKPPVGEVYHAIESPNGELGFFIKSDGSEKPYRIKIRPPCYMIYQAFPELVKGEMIADLIACLSSLNIIAGELDR
- a CDS encoding NADH-quinone oxidoreductase subunit C — translated: MTMDLLKGVSNCLGPLVIASSEFRGDVTVEVPKARITEVLVRLRDDPALAFDFLVDLFGVDNLDLYKKAAKPEKKTGGEGDAAEEPKPEGPPPPRFEVNYLLLSLSTNRRLQVKVRVPEDDLSVPSVTGLWKAATWPERETYDMFGIRFPGHPDLRRLLMWDEFPGHPLRKDYPLEGRGEVRILRYE
- the nuoB gene encoding NADH-quinone oxidoreductase subunit NuoB gives rise to the protein MEAYTGSGWLLTKLEQLVNWGRKRSPWPLPYGTACCGIELMCALASGYDMARFGAERPSFSPRQADVLIEAGTITKKMAPILRRIYDQMAEPKWVIAMGACACSGGVFRTYSTLQGIDLVIPVDVYVPGCPPRPEGLLYALLKIMDKIDTEHPLRGEIAGLVEGK
- a CDS encoding NADH-quinone oxidoreductase subunit A; this translates as MSGFETIVMYLGMSLLAIFAMLGISALLGPFRPKPNKATTYECGVPLLDMSNKRYDVKYYLVAVLFLVFDLETVLIYPIAVKYHALAQLGWGVFFEVFIFVAVLLAGLLYAIKKRAIEWE
- a CDS encoding type III pantothenate kinase — encoded protein: MFFGVDIGNTHTVIGLYGDSGEILLRWRIRTDKGATADELASVLFQLCAMDGIDLHGVKDIIIACVVPPILSSWEEFSRRRLGKNAVVIHGHQDLGMPILCDHPHELGADRIVNAIAGFHRYHSPLIIVDYGTATTFDCVSSKGEYLGGAIAPGPRLAADALAQGTARLPRIEIMRQPSKVLGTDTVSAMQSGIVYGFAGLTEGLIARLVAEFPVRPRVIATGGLASVVAGHCPSIEAVHPDLTLEGLGIIYKRLSG